The nucleotide sequence CGGGCGGCGGCCTCGGCGCGTGCGGCCGCCTCGTAGGGTGTGGGGAACAGGCCCACCAGTGCCTGGCGGCGGGCGTCCGGGCTGACAAGCGCATCAGGCTGCTCGCCGAACAGCCGGTTGAGAGTCCTGCCGGCCGCCCTGAACTCGCCCAGTTCGAGCTGCCACCGGGCCAGGGTAAAGAGGAGGCCCGGGAAGCGGGCTTCCCCGGGCGGACCGGCGTTTTCGGAGCTCGAGCGGCCGTTTGCCAGATAGAGAAGCTCTCGCGCCGCCTCGCGCGCAAGGCCCTGCGCTTTGAGGGCCAGGATGCCGGAAGGAACGGCACTCTCCTCGGGCCCCCCGGAACTTTCGGCAGCAGGTGCGGGGGCGCCGGACACGGGTCGTGGGACCGGCGCGGGCGCGAGGTCCGGCCAACGCTCGTGCGCCAGCACGCTGTAGTAGGACAGGGGTTGCGACGCGGTGAGGTCACGGATGAGCGCGGCCACCCTCGCGCTGTTGCCGTCGGGCTTTGCCCCGCCGTCACGCGGTTCGCTTTCCCACGCCAGGCGGGCCTGCCAGTACAGGACCGCGGGGTCACGCGCTGCTCCCGCCGCCAGGGCGTCCAGTGCGCGGCGGGCGGCAGCCAAATCCCCGGGGCGCTTGTCGCGAGTGCCGGGTGGGCTGTAGGCGGCCGCGAACAGGGCCCACAGGGCATCCCGCCATCCCGCCGTTCCCGCCGCGGCGGGGCCGTGCTTCTGGATCCGGGCGGCCGCGGTATCGAAATCGCCCACGTCGATAGCCGCCCGCACGAGCGCCGCCAGGGCCTCGCCGGCGGCTGAGGTCCCGGGGTCCTCTCGCAGGACGTCCTCCAGCAAAGCGGTGGCCCGCGCCGGGAGCGCGTCCTGGAACTCTGCGGCGAGTTGGAGGCGCAGGGGTGAAAGCTGGCCCGCAGGCCATCCCTGCCGCTGCCCGGATTCGAGGGCCTGCTGCAGCACCGAAAGCCGCCGGATACGCTGCCCGAGGGCTCCAAGGGCACGGGCCAGCTCGGACGCGGCTGCGGCCTCTTGCTCCTGCCAGCCCGGGCGGGAGAAGAGCGTGGCACCTTCCTGCCACCGGCCGAAGCGAGCCAGCACCCGGCCGTAGCGCAACAGGCGCGTGCGGGCTTCGGGTGCCTCAAGGGTTATCGTGCCGACCAGGCCGGCCATCCGGGTCAGCACCTCGTGGCGCAGGTCACCCCGGTAGAGTATCACCGCCCCTTCGGCCGCAGAGGCCAGTGCGTCGAGGGCTTCGGGGTTCGAACCGGAAGCGGCCAGCGCTTCGGCAAGCACCATCTGGGCGTCGAGGCGATCGTCCTCAACGGCCAGCTCGAGGGCGCTTCGGGCCGGTTGGACGGCATCGCCGGGGCGGCCCTGCGCGAGGGCGATGCGAGCCTGCAGCATGAGGCGGCGAAAGGCACGGTAGCTGCGCTCGCTTTGCGGGACGGCGGCGCGTGCCAGCGTCTGCTCTGCAAGCTTCAGGTCCCCTGCCGCAAGAGCGCTTTCCGCTTCGCCCAGCAGCCGGTGCGCCGCAACCCAGGAGGCATCGCCATCCTGGACCGCCTCAGGCTGACCGGGGGCAGGCGAGGCCACCAGAGCGGCGAGCGCCAGCAGCAGGCCTCCCGAGAGAAGAGCCTTCCGGGCGCGGCCTTTTCGCAATCCTGTCAGGGACAATGCGAGCCCCCCGCCCGC is from Bacillota bacterium and encodes:
- a CDS encoding VanZ family protein — its product is DPGYFDHFPGNGGRKGRPARHSNHRLMETHGTPSQQDAWEHRRRTLLPAAARAARWGPAIAYMIGNWLVSGTPGDRIGPLPAPDWLLHGLAYFVFGLLLHFATGHKRLARVMAMAILASYAAVDEWHQSWVPGRTATLPDWLADVAGGGLALSLTGLRKGRARKALLSGGLLLALAALVASPAPGQPEAVQDGDASWVAAHRLLGEAESALAAGDLKLAEQTLARAAVPQSERSYRAFRRLMLQARIALAQGRPGDAVQPARSALELAVEDDRLDAQMVLAEALAASGSNPEALDALASAAEGAVILYRGDLRHEVLTRMAGLVGTITLEAPEARTRLLRYGRVLARFGRWQEGATLFSRPGWQEQEAAAASELARALGALGQRIRRLSVLQQALESGQRQGWPAGQLSPLRLQLAAEFQDALPARATALLEDVLREDPGTSAAGEALAALVRAAIDVGDFDTAAARIQKHGPAAAGTAGWRDALWALFAAAYSPPGTRDKRPGDLAAARRALDALAAGAARDPAVLYWQARLAWESEPRDGGAKPDGNSARVAALIRDLTASQPLSYYSVLAHERWPDLAPAPVPRPVSGAPAPAAESSGGPEESAVPSGILALKAQGLAREAARELLYLANGRSSSENAGPPGEARFPGLLFTLARWQLELGEFRAAGRTLNRLFGEQPDALVSPDARRQALVGLFPTPYEAAARAEAAARGMDPLIVLAVMREESSFEPLALSPSSAYGLMQIIEPTARWLAGREGMAIPDPAALYDPSLNIRLGTAYLRYLLDRYGELRVAAAAYHAGPGRVDRWLQAFGTTDAELFVERIPVAATRRYVQNVYRSYRVYQQLHGSGM